The sequence below is a genomic window from Anaerocolumna chitinilytica.
TAAGCGCTCGTCAAGAGAACCGATAAAGATGTCTACATCAGGATGAGCTTCAGAGAGACGTTTTACACCTTCGGGAGCTGCAATCAGACATAGGAAATGAATTTTTGATATTCCTTTTTCTTTTAAGAGAGTAATTGCTGCAGAGGCTGAACCACCTGTAGCTAACATAGGATCAACAACAAAGATTTCTCTTTCACTTGCATCAACAGGGAGTTTACAGAAATACTCAACAGGTTCTAAGGTTTCTTCATTGCGGTAGAGGCCGATATGTCCGACTTTCGCATTGGGAATAAGATTTAAGATACCGTCTGCCATATGAAGACCGGCTCTTAAGATAGGAACGATACAGAGTTTTTTACCTTCAATTTCCTGGGCTATCGTTTTCACAAGGGGAGTTTCTATTTCAATGTCAGTAAGGGGGAGCTCTCTGGTAGCCTCATAGCAGATTAGCATTGCTACTTCCGATACCAAATCACGAAATTCCTTTGTAGAAGTGTGTTTACGCCTCATGATACCGATTTTATGCTTAATCAACGGGTGATCCATAACTATAACTTTTGACATGATTTTGCCTCCAATTTTTATATTTTCAAGGTTGTCCCATGGAGGGGCCTTGTTTGCTCTACCTGCCATTATATCAAAAAACCTAGCTTAAGAAAAGTAGAAATTTATATTTTATGGCTGGAAATTAGAACAATTAAAAGGGGAAATATGTTATGGAATATTATAGAATTTTATCGATAGACAGAGGAGAAGCCCGGTAGAGGGGGGAGGGTTACTACCAGGCTTAGTTTTATGAAAAAAATTATCTTGTTAGCGTATTAGGTGTGACATTTAAATTATTAATGCAATTGCTTTTTAGCTATTTGCTATGGTTTTATTATATCGGACATATATGTTGATAGTATGGCTGTTTTATGAACAATTTGTGAATATTGAATTTTGTGGTTTTCTCCAATTATCAGAATTTACCAAGGCTACAATCAGGGAACTTACAGATACTATTTCGTAAAAACATTCGTTTTAAAAAGAAATTTTATCAGGGAGAGGAATTATTTGTGGCTAGCATATTTCAAAAATTGATAAGCAAGGAATTCGGAGAGAATATTTATTATAAATACTTTTATGTTTGTCAGAGAAGCCTGCAGGAAAAGTTCTTTGACAGTGATGAGATCTATCAGGATATTTACAGGAGAGTTGAGAGAAAGGACAGAGGGGATTTGAAGAAGATGCAGAAGCGTCTTAACGATTCTCTGATAATAGCAGTTCGTATTATAAAAACGTATATTATATTTGTGGTGTATGTTCTGGCAGCAGTTTTATACCTGGTTACCCTTGGAATGAATCCTTATGTAACAGCAGCAGGAATAGTTCTAATCAGTCTGACTCTGCTTCAGAAGACCTATGAATATATCATTAATAAATACTGCTATATTGATGCCCAGATTGTTCTGATTTATAAGAATGTTCTGGATAAACTTCTTTTAACAGAGCAGAAGGAATCTCATTAAAAGATATTTCACAAATATAAAAGTGCTGTAGGTCTAGAAATCATTCTGGATTTACAGTATTTTTATATTAAATGAAAATGATAATATTTCTCAATACATACACTCGTAATATTTAAAATATAATTTCTGATTATTTCATAAAATGGCTTATTTATTGGGGTTCTACGAGTTTAGAGTAATAAAAAACTTCTAAATTACAATTGAATATGATTCTCATATACGATTTTCAATCACTTGACAAAGACAATCTCCTTTGATAATCTATGCGAAGTTAGAAACGACTAACTTCATAGCAACTATCGTTACATAGAGGAAAGAAGAGGAGTTAAAAGATGAAATTGAAAACTTTAAGTTCTATTTTGGTAATAGCAATGAGTTTGACTCTGACAGCATGCGCCGGCAAATCAGAAAATAACGCTGGAGCAGTCAAGGAGGCAGTAACTGCTGCTCCTACCGAAGAGACTGAACAGGCTGAACCTGGTGAAACTGGAGCTAAAGATACTGCTGAAACAGAAACACAGTATCCAATTACGATAAAGCATGCTTTTGGTGAGACTGTAATTGAAAGTAAGCCTAAGAACATAGTTACTATATCATGGTCTAATCAGGATGTTCCTTTGGCATTAGGTGTAGTACCTGTAGGTATCTCGGAAGCTAATTATGGTGTAACAGATGGCAGTGGTTTATTACCTTGGACAAAAGAAGCTTTCAAAAATCTTGGTGTTGAGAATCCTGTTTTATTTAAAGATACAGACGGTTTGGATTATGAAGCAATAAGTGATGCACAGCCTGATGTTATTCTTGCTGCTTATTCCGGTCTTACGGAAGATGAATACAACACCTTGAGTAAAATCGCACCCGTTGTGGCATATCCTACGCTTGCATGGCAGACTTACTGGCGTGATGATATTATTATGAATGCGGAAGGAATGGGAATGAAGGCAGAAGGCGAAAAACTGGTTTCCAATTTGGAGAAGCTTATAGCAGACAAGACCGCTGCCCTCCCTCAGATAGCCGGAAAAACCGCAGCTTTCTGTTATTTTACTCCTACGGATCTTAGTAAATTCTATGTTTATCTTCCAACTGATCCTCGTGCAGCTTACTTGTATGATTTAGGTATGAAGGTGCCGGATAGTGTAACAAAATTAGCAGAGACTTCTACCAGCTTTGCTCTTGAAATGAGCGCTGAAAACGCAGATCTTTTAAAAGATATTGATATTATTGTTGCATATGGTGATGATACATTATTAAAAGCTATGCAGGCAGATAAGCTTGTCGGAACTATTCCTGCAGTTCAAAGAGGCTCTGTAGTATTGATTCAGGATGGTACACCGCTTGCTGCTTCTGGTACTCCAAGCGCTCTGTCCATCCCTGCAACCATTGATGATTACTTAAAGCTCATAGGAGAGGCAGCTGATAAAGTACAATGAGAGCAAAAAAAATAATAATACTGATAAGTGTCAGTGCAGCTGTACTTGTATTATCTGTCTTAACATCCCTTGCGCTGGGTTCCAGAAGTATAGGGCTAAAAGATGTTATGGGAGCAATCTTCCAATCAGATAGTAACTCCTTTAATATGTTGGTGGCTCGTGAAAGAATTCCAAGAACGTTATTCAGTATTATCGCCGGAGCATCCCTTGGGGTCTCCGGTGCGCTGATGCAGGCAATTACAAGGAATCCAATAGCGGATCCCAGTGTATTAGGTGTAAATACCGGGGCTTCCCTGTTTGTGGTTAGCGGAATAGCCTTTTTCCATATCAGTACAGCGAATCAGTATATATGGTTTGCACTGGCAGGAGCGGCAGTTACTGCAGTTTTTGTATACCGTGTCGGTTCCCTGGGGTCCGGAGGAGCTACTCCTATTAAACTTGCGCTGGCAGGAGCGGCAACTACTGCTGCCCTTTCTTCGTTAGTAAGTGCTGTAATCCTGCCAAGAACTGAGGTTATGAATGCATTTCGATTCTGGCAGGTAGGCAGTGTAGGCGGAGCTACCTATGAAGGGATAGGGGCAGTAGCTCCTTTTCTGATTATAGGCTTATTACTAGGGATATTTTCTGCGCCGGCTCTAAACGCTCTTGCGCTGGGAGATGATGTGGCAACCGGTTTAGGTGTAAATACGGTGTTAGTAAGAGGAATCGGAGCACTGGCTGGTGTACTCTTATGTGGTGCAACGACAGCCATTGCCGGCCCTATCGGCTTTGTAGGACTTATGATACCTCATGTTATGAGGCTGCTTTGCGGCCCTAATATGCGTTATATCGTGCCTATGTCTGCTATCGGCGGAGCTGTTCTTTTAACGGTCTCTGATGTCACAGGCAGGCTTATCGGGTATCCTGGTGAACTGGAAGCAGGTATTATAACAGCATTCTTCGGAGCACCTATTCTGATATTGATTGCAATGAGAGCGAAGGTACGTTCCTTATGACAAATACAAATTTAAATATTGTTAGAGAAGGTTTTTATAAAAGAAAGCTGCGCTATATCTCAGTCATGGTGGTATTAGCAGTATTAACATTTATCCTTTGCGGTATCATGCTATATCTGGGAAATACGAAGTACTCTTTGGATGTAATACTTCGGGTTCTCTTTGGGGAACAGATAAAGGGAGCCACTTTTGCCATCGGGACCATAAGACTTCCAAGGATGCTAGCGGGACTGCTGGCCGGTATGGCCTTTGGAATGGCCGGAAACACCTTCCAGACCATGCTTCGTAATCCCCTGGCAAGCCCGGATATTATAGGTATTACCTCCGGCTCCAGTGTGGCAGCAGTTATGTGTATCCTAATTTTAAGAATTAGCGGAAAATTTGTTTCTATATCAGCAGTAATTGCAGGGCTTTGTGTAGCGTTTTTGATTTATGCCCTTTCCAGGGGAGGCAATTTTTCCGGAGGCAGGCTGATTCTTATCGGAATTGGTGTGCAGGCTATGCTAAATGCACTGATATCCTATATGCTTTTAAGAGCAAACCAATATGATGTACCGGCAGCTCTCAGATGGCTAAGCGGAAATTTAAACGGTATGGAAATGAAAAATATTCCCGGGCTGTTTGTGGTTGTTCTCATCTTTGGATGCCTTTTAGTTTTCTGCGGCAGACAGTTAAAAGTACTGGAACTGGGAGAACAATCGGCGGTTACACTGGGTCTGAAAACAGACAGAACGAGGCTTATACTGGTCTTAAGTTCTGTTTTCCTGATCGCTTTTGCGACTGCGGTAACCGGACCTATATCCTTTGTGGCTTTTCTGGCAGGTCCTATAGCTGCCAGGATGGCAGGAGCGGGCAATTCCAATACGATACCGGCAGGTTTCACGGGAGCAATCCTGGTGCTCTTGGCAGATATTATAGGGCAATATGCTTTTGATATCCGATTTCCGGTGGGAATCATTACAGGAATACTCGGAGCCCCTTACCTTATCTATCTATTGATACGTATGAATAAAACCGGAGGAGCAGCATGAATCAAACACCTGCATTTTCAGCCGGTAATATTGTTGCCGGTTATGATAAAAAGATAATAATCAATGACATTAATGTAGTGATACCAAAGAATAAAATCAGTGTAATCATCGGGGCCAATGCCTGCGGTAAATCGACCTTGTTAAAAACCCTTGCCAGATTAATAAAGCCGGTATCGGGAAAAGTTACCCTTGACGAAAAAGAAATAAGCAGCATCCCACCGAAGGAACTGGCTAGAATATTAGGGCTGCTGCCTCAGTCACCGGTAGTACCGGAGGGGATTACAGTATCAGACCTGGTATCCAGAGGCAGGTACCCTTATCAGAACTTCTTAAAGGGGCTTGGGAAAAAGGATTATGAGGCGGTGGAAGAAGCTCTTGAAATCATGGGAATTACCGAGCTTTCCAATCGAAGTGTGGATGAATTGTCCGGAGGGCAGCGTCAAAGGGTATGGATTGCCATGGCACTTGCCCAGCAGACGGATATCCTGCTGCTGGATGAGCCGACTACCTTTTTGGATATTACTTATCAAATTGAGATTCTGGATTTATTAACGGATCTAAATCGTAAGAGAGGAACTACTATTGTCATGGTGCTCCATGACATTAATCTTTCCGCTCGTTATGCGGATTATATTTTTGCTGTAAAAAAAGGGGAGCTTATCGCCCAGGGAGCACCTTCTGATATTATATCAGAAGAGCTGATGAATCAGATATTCGGACTGGATTGTGCAGTTATTAAGGACCCGGTATCCGGTTCTCCCTTTATTGTACCCAAGGGAAGATATCATGTGGAGATGCAATAAGGTTACATATTGAAGAAAAATTTAGTTTTTATTTGAAAATAAAATAAAATCACCCTATCTTTTAGGATGCGATAGATAGCTCTTGTGCTTGCATTGGCAATTTCAGTAATATCCTGGATTGCCAATGCAGCTTTCTTCTCATCGGGGTTTATGTTATTATAAATCTCTAAATCACGATTTCTGATATATACATGAAGCTCATCAAGATTGGAAAGAAGTTTTATCATCCTTTAATCGAAGTTAGCATTCTATTTTTAAGGCAATAAGAAGTTATTCAAATCCTTATAGGTAATCTATAAACCAGTAAGCGCCAGTGGCAATATTGTTGATTTTACTACATTTCAAATCCTTATAGGTAATCTAAAAGCGGAGAAGATGTTTATGATTATACAAATGGAAAATGGTAATTTCAAATCCTTATAGGTAATCTATAAACTAGGGTTGTTAAGCTGGAAAAGTATGAGTCTGGGGAATTTCAAATCCTTATAGGTAATCTATAAACATGAACAATATCATGCACTTGGCGGAAATGGAACAAATTTCAAATCCTTATAGGTAATCTATAAACTGAGTTATCCAAGCCGCCTCACTGCAGGCCAACATAATTTCAAATCCTTATAGGTAATCTATAAACGTTATCTTTCTTTTCTGCTTCTTTTATCAATTCAAATTTCAAATCCTTATAGGTAATCTATAAACAGATATACAATCCCGGTATAAAGTCGGACAAGTAGTATTTCAAATCCTTATAGGATTTGAAATTAAATATGAGTGAATAATAAAATCTGCATACCGCCAACCATTTATCTGTCTAAGGAATAAAGGGGTGGATTCTCCGATTACAAAAAAATCGAGAGGGAGTCGAACTCCCTTTGGCATGCCTGTAATTATTATAATACTCCAATAAAAGTCGAAAATCAAACTGCATTTGGGTTACAAATGTGGCTTCTCGTTTACAAAAACTGCATCTCGATTACAAAAGTGGCATTTCGTTTACAAATATTCAATTGTCAATTATAAATAATGCGTCTCGTTTTACAAAGTGGCATCTCGCTTTACAATTAACCGAAGAATTTGTTGATTTATTGGATAATTTGATAAATATATAGTAATGATTAATATATTTATCGTAAAACAATAAATGTGCATTGAAATTTTCCGGTGATTGTGGTAATCTATAGTTATCTTTTCTAAGGAGGATTTTTTATGTCATCTAAAACTTTATGTGCATGGGTGCGCTTCGCCGTAATTGCGGCGGCAATATGCGGAGGTTTCTTATGTCTCGTTTTTCCGTCTTGGATGAAAAATATTCTTAGTGAACTTTATGGTACCCAAGGGTCTTATTTATGGATTGGGTATGTTTTACTTAGCGCTGTGCCTTGCTTTGCAGTACTATGCCTTATTTGGCGTGTTGCAGGAGCTATCCGCTTTGAAAAGGTATTCACCGAGGAAACAGCTAAGACGATTCATACGGCGGCGATCTGGTTATTTTCAGATGCCATTTATGTATTTCTTGGTAATATCGTACTTTTCTTAATGAATATCAATCATCCGGGAATCGTGCTTTGTATTATGGCCGGTGTGCTACTATTGATAGTCTTCGGTGTTCTTGCAGCGGTATTATCCCGCTATATCTCAAAAGCCGCTGACTTACAGGAAATCAGTGAGGGAATGATATGATAATAATTAATGTTGATGTTATGCTGGCAAAACGTAAAATGAGCGTTACAGAGCTTACCGAGCGAGTCGGAATGACAATGGCGAATATCTCACTGATTAAAAATGGTAAGGTAAAGGCAATTAAGCTGGAAACGCTGGATAAAATCTGTGAAGCTTTGGATTGTCAGCCGGGAGATGTACTGGAGTACCGTCCTAGTAAGGAGAAATCCATATGAAAAATGCTCTTCTTATTACGGTATCCTCCAATGACATGAAGCAGATCCGCCGTGCCAGATATATCAAGTTTCAGCAATGTACCATGCCATATCTGGCTTCCTTCTTCCCGAAAGACTGGAATGTGCTTCACATTGACGAAGAAGAGGAGCAGATACCCTATGAGAAGTCCTTTGACCTTGTCGGGCTGACCTTTCATACACCCTGCAGCAAACATGCTTATGAAATAGCAGCGAGATTCCGTTTGAGGGGAATAACGGTTATTATGGGCGGCTCTCATGTTACGCTCTGCCCGGAGGAAGCGGAACAACAGGCGGATTGTATTTTTGTGGGCGAAGCTGAGAACACGCTTCCGGTCTTCTTCACTGATTTTGAAAAGGGGAAGCTCAGGAAACGGTATGAAAGCAATGAAGCAGTAGATATGTCAAAGATTCCGTTGCTTACAACAGAGCATTTTCACCGGCATGATCATGCAGCCGGAACAATGTTCGCTTCAAGAGGATGCCCCAATAATTGCGAATTCTGTGCTGTTTCCTGTATGTATCAGCACAAATTCAGAATGCGTCCTCCGTCTGAGGTTGCACGTGACTTTGCGCAGTTTAAAGGAAAAGTCGTAGTATTTTGGGATGACAACATCTGTGCGGATATGGCATATGCGAAAGAAATCTGTAAGGCGATAACGCCATATAAAAAGTGGTGGACGAGTCAGGCAAGTATAAAAGCCGGAGAGGATGATGAGTTTTTAGAGCTTGCCTATAAGAGCGGCTGCCGTCATCTTTTCATAGGTTTTGAGAGTATATCCCAAATGTCGCTGGATTTGGCAAAGAAAGAATTTAATCAGGTCGAGCGGTATAAAGAGATAATCAAAAACATTCATAACCACGGTATCTCGGTTCAGGCGGGGATTGTCTTTGGCTTTGATTGTGATACCAGGGATGTATTTGACAGAACACTGGAATTTCTGATAGAGAACGGTGTCCAGAATGCCACCTTTAATATCCTGACACCTTATCCGGGAACCCCATTGTTTGACCGTTTGAAATCCGAAGGACGAATCCTAACCGAAGACTGGACTAAATATAACTCCCGTACGGATGTTGTTTTCACTCCAAAGCATATGACAACCCAGGAGCTTTTAGAGGGTTTTAACTATGTGAACCGCGAATTCTACAGATTGCCACATATTCTAAAACGCCTGAATCATTCACATACCGGCTTGTTCTGGACTCTTCCCCTGAATATTATTTATTGGTGGCTGCTTAAAACAAAAAGAACCAATCTTTAGGCAATGAACTCCTAAGCCGCCTAAAGATTGGTAAACTTCATTGGTCTGCTTTATCTGTTACGGATTCCAAGCTTACACCCTGACTTTTCAGATGAAAAACAATCTGTTTTTTGTAAGAGAGGAAAAAACTTCCCTGACAAAGATGAGACTCTTTTATAACACGGTTCATTTTCCCCTTCGTAGGAGCTGCCAGGTTATAAGCGGAAGGGGAAGAAGTATCTTTTATCCGTATCCGGAAGAAATAATCTCCCTGCCGTAGTATGATAAGAGTTGGTGTTGCTTTTAGTATCTTTACTCCCAGATAAGTAGCCAATCGGTACTCTCTGTTTCTGTAATGAATGGCACAGATACAGCCGGTAAAATGACTGCCCCAAAGAGGAATACGGGCTATGGAGACCATTACAGAGCAGATATCCTCCGTGAAATCATTGCAGTGGAGCCAAAGATAAGAACTTGGAAAAGAGTGTCCCCAATCTTTCTCAATATAGCCAATACCTTTATGAAAGGGCAGCAGGTTACCGTTATAAGTGAGATTTCCGGAAAGAGAGTGGGACATGCTGATTACATTATGCTTACACTCCATACCGGGAAAATAGCGAAAGACTCCCATAATATTATAGGCTATCGGATGAAGCTTATGATACAGAATAATACCTTTTAGTGTAAGTTCCTCTGTATGAATGTCAATCATAATACCTTCTTTGGTAAAGACGTTATTACCCAACCTTATATAACTGGATTTTCGGTCAATAAAGCATTCTTCTAAAGGAAAAGTCAGCTGATAGGATTTTTCTCCTGCGATAATCTGAAGAAAGGGAGTGATACTTTTTCCTTTCTCGCGGTTTATGCCGGGGATAAAGGCAAGTACTTTGTTATCCTGCTGATGTTTAAAATACCAGCCCTCAAAGTATGGTCTCTGCTTCAGGAGATTCTTCATGAAATTCCCTCCTCGTTATGGGTTCTCCGGCCGGTTCGTCTAGGAGTGTTCCATCATAATTAAATCGTGAGCCATGGCAGGGGCAATCCCAGGTTTCTTCCTCCTCATTCCATTCCAGCTGACAGCCAAGATGGGTACACTTAGGATCAACTGCAAATATCTGATTTTCTTTCGTTTTATAGATTCCTACCTTTTCACCTTCTAATTCAATAACTCTGCCGCTTCCCGGATTAATAGCAGACAAATCCTGAGGTACCGGTTTTAATTTCTTTAGAACTAGTCCAACTGCGCTGTGTTTCGTTTCATCCAGAAGACTTGTAATAGAAGCTGTTAACTTAAAACGCTGAGGCGTGAACACTTGCTCGTAGGGATTTTCTTTACCGGTAATCATATCGCTAAGCAAATTAGCGGCTACCATTGAGGTGGTCATACCCCATTTATGAAAACCTGTGGCAATGTACCAGTTGGGAGTCTGGTCTGAAAACTGCCCGATATAAGGAACACCGTCTAATGTTTGGCAGTCCTGAGCAGACCAACTATACTTCTCTTCCGCTTCAGGGAAATACTGCTTGGCATATGTTCTGAGAGAATCATATTGTCCGCCTGTCTTATTTTCACCAGTTCTGTGTCCGCCCCCACCCAGGATCAGCATGTCCTCAAAGCGTCTAAATGAATAACCGTCTTTTTTATCTTCCTTATAAGTACCATCAAGGGAATAAGGAGTTTTAAGTGCAAGACAGTAGGAACGCTCCTGGTGCATCCTGGCAAAGTAATAACCTGGGGTAATCAGGAAGGGGTAGTGGGAGGTCAATATAATATGCTTTGCTTTTACCTTTCCTTCTTTTGTTATAACAGTATCTTTTTCTATCCCGATTACCCTGGAATTCTCGTAAATTGTCAGAGATTTTGCCAATACAGACAAGAATTCAAGGGGATGAAATTGCGCCTGCTCCGGAAAGCGTACAGCACCTTTTACAGGAAAGGGAAGGGATGTTTTATCAGTAAAGCTCGCAAGAATTCCACATTCCTTCGCTGCTTCAACTTCTCGTTCAATCGAAAGAAGGTCATCCGTACTATACACATAAGCCGGAAGCTTCTCAAAGTGGCAGGAGATTCCATTGTCTTTAATAAGAGAGGCATATTGAGAAATCGCCTCTTCGTTTGCCGATGCGTAAAGGCTGGCTTTTTCTTTTCCGAAATCCTTTATTAATTGATCATACATTAACCCGTGAAGGGAAGTTATTTTAGCGGTTGTATGTCTGGTCTGTCCGGAAGCGGTACGCCCTGATTCCAGTAAGATACAGTCAATTCCTTTTTTCTTTAGCATATGGGCGGTGAGAATACCAGTTATTCCGGCTCCGATAATTACTGCCTCTGCGGTGCCTTCCCCTTTCCATTGTGGTCTCTCTTCGAAGAATGCGCCATTTTCCCAGATAGATAAATAACGATTACTTGGCATGATATTATCCTTTCAGGTATGATATTATAATAATACTTATAGGTTAAGTTTTCCTTTTTTGTAAATTATTAAACATCAGACAGCGATTAAAAGAATAATAAACAAAAAGCTTCATGATTTTATGTTAGATTACACAAAAGATTGTGTAATGTATAACGTAAAGTCATGAAGCTTTGGTTATAGCAAAAGGCTTTATTTCATATACAATCCGATTAGTTTCATATCCGTATCAAAAGATATGGTAAAGGTTACTTTCTTTTTTTCATATTTCGCAATTATAATGGCTACGGCACTGTCTTCTTTGGTGGATTTGATCTTTTGCCCTAAGATGGTTGTGCTCTTATATTCGCTGAATTTACCGGCACTGCCATATGTTTTTTCCACAGCATCTTTTAGGGTATCAGCAGATAAATCTTTTTGCAGGTCCTCCCGAAACATATTTGTTACACTTTGGTAATCAGCATTATTGAGATATTCTATTACTTGCTTTGCTGATTTTTCAACAGTATCCTTATCAAAAGAATCGGATAATTTGGTAGAGGAACATCCACCTAAAAGAGTAGTAGTCATAGCTGCCATTAAGAGTAACACAATTAACTTTTTCATAAAATATCAAACCTCCATTTTAGATTTATATTCTAGATTTGTCTCCTTTTTGCGCTTAAATAGCCATAATCCCAAGGAAAGTACAAGAAAGGAGCTTATCATAATAACAGTTTCGAGACCAAGGGTTCCTACGTGATAGGCTGCGGGGAGAATTACACTTGTGCCGTCTATTAGTCCATGCAAAAGAATTGCCAGTGCGAGGAAGCGAATAGGTTTATTTACCTTGATTCCATACAGTATTACTAAGGTCGCACCTATATGGAAGGAGATAGCAAAAACTCTTTCAATACCTCCGGTCAAAATAGTTAAATATCCGCTGCCTGATAAATCAAGGTTACCGAGAGGGTACAATAT
It includes:
- the upp gene encoding uracil phosphoribosyltransferase, whose product is MSKVIVMDHPLIKHKIGIMRRKHTSTKEFRDLVSEVAMLICYEATRELPLTDIEIETPLVKTIAQEIEGKKLCIVPILRAGLHMADGILNLIPNAKVGHIGLYRNEETLEPVEYFCKLPVDASEREIFVVDPMLATGGSASAAITLLKEKGISKIHFLCLIAAPEGVKRLSEAHPDVDIFIGSLDERLNEHGYILPGLGDAGDRIYGTK
- a CDS encoding iron-siderophore ABC transporter substrate-binding protein, whose product is MKLKTLSSILVIAMSLTLTACAGKSENNAGAVKEAVTAAPTEETEQAEPGETGAKDTAETETQYPITIKHAFGETVIESKPKNIVTISWSNQDVPLALGVVPVGISEANYGVTDGSGLLPWTKEAFKNLGVENPVLFKDTDGLDYEAISDAQPDVILAAYSGLTEDEYNTLSKIAPVVAYPTLAWQTYWRDDIIMNAEGMGMKAEGEKLVSNLEKLIADKTAALPQIAGKTAAFCYFTPTDLSKFYVYLPTDPRAAYLYDLGMKVPDSVTKLAETSTSFALEMSAENADLLKDIDIIVAYGDDTLLKAMQADKLVGTIPAVQRGSVVLIQDGTPLAASGTPSALSIPATIDDYLKLIGEAADKVQ
- a CDS encoding FecCD family ABC transporter permease, whose translation is MRAKKIIILISVSAAVLVLSVLTSLALGSRSIGLKDVMGAIFQSDSNSFNMLVARERIPRTLFSIIAGASLGVSGALMQAITRNPIADPSVLGVNTGASLFVVSGIAFFHISTANQYIWFALAGAAVTAVFVYRVGSLGSGGATPIKLALAGAATTAALSSLVSAVILPRTEVMNAFRFWQVGSVGGATYEGIGAVAPFLIIGLLLGIFSAPALNALALGDDVATGLGVNTVLVRGIGALAGVLLCGATTAIAGPIGFVGLMIPHVMRLLCGPNMRYIVPMSAIGGAVLLTVSDVTGRLIGYPGELEAGIITAFFGAPILILIAMRAKVRSL
- a CDS encoding FecCD family ABC transporter permease → MTNTNLNIVREGFYKRKLRYISVMVVLAVLTFILCGIMLYLGNTKYSLDVILRVLFGEQIKGATFAIGTIRLPRMLAGLLAGMAFGMAGNTFQTMLRNPLASPDIIGITSGSSVAAVMCILILRISGKFVSISAVIAGLCVAFLIYALSRGGNFSGGRLILIGIGVQAMLNALISYMLLRANQYDVPAALRWLSGNLNGMEMKNIPGLFVVVLIFGCLLVFCGRQLKVLELGEQSAVTLGLKTDRTRLILVLSSVFLIAFATAVTGPISFVAFLAGPIAARMAGAGNSNTIPAGFTGAILVLLADIIGQYAFDIRFPVGIITGILGAPYLIYLLIRMNKTGGAA
- a CDS encoding ABC transporter ATP-binding protein; translation: MNQTPAFSAGNIVAGYDKKIIINDINVVIPKNKISVIIGANACGKSTLLKTLARLIKPVSGKVTLDEKEISSIPPKELARILGLLPQSPVVPEGITVSDLVSRGRYPYQNFLKGLGKKDYEAVEEALEIMGITELSNRSVDELSGGQRQRVWIAMALAQQTDILLLDEPTTFLDITYQIEILDLLTDLNRKRGTTIVMVLHDINLSARYADYIFAVKKGELIAQGAPSDIISEELMNQIFGLDCAVIKDPVSGSPFIVPKGRYHVEMQ
- a CDS encoding DUF2975 domain-containing protein; its protein translation is MSSKTLCAWVRFAVIAAAICGGFLCLVFPSWMKNILSELYGTQGSYLWIGYVLLSAVPCFAVLCLIWRVAGAIRFEKVFTEETAKTIHTAAIWLFSDAIYVFLGNIVLFLMNINHPGIVLCIMAGVLLLIVFGVLAAVLSRYISKAADLQEISEGMI
- a CDS encoding helix-turn-helix domain-containing protein; this encodes MIIINVDVMLAKRKMSVTELTERVGMTMANISLIKNGKVKAIKLETLDKICEALDCQPGDVLEYRPSKEKSI
- a CDS encoding B12-binding domain-containing radical SAM protein — its product is MKNALLITVSSNDMKQIRRARYIKFQQCTMPYLASFFPKDWNVLHIDEEEEQIPYEKSFDLVGLTFHTPCSKHAYEIAARFRLRGITVIMGGSHVTLCPEEAEQQADCIFVGEAENTLPVFFTDFEKGKLRKRYESNEAVDMSKIPLLTTEHFHRHDHAAGTMFASRGCPNNCEFCAVSCMYQHKFRMRPPSEVARDFAQFKGKVVVFWDDNICADMAYAKEICKAITPYKKWWTSQASIKAGEDDEFLELAYKSGCRHLFIGFESISQMSLDLAKKEFNQVERYKEIIKNIHNHGISVQAGIVFGFDCDTRDVFDRTLEFLIENGVQNATFNILTPYPGTPLFDRLKSEGRILTEDWTKYNSRTDVVFTPKHMTTQELLEGFNYVNREFYRLPHILKRLNHSHTGLFWTLPLNIIYWWLLKTKRTNL
- a CDS encoding tocopherol cyclase family protein, translating into MKNLLKQRPYFEGWYFKHQQDNKVLAFIPGINREKGKSITPFLQIIAGEKSYQLTFPLEECFIDRKSSYIRLGNNVFTKEGIMIDIHTEELTLKGIILYHKLHPIAYNIMGVFRYFPGMECKHNVISMSHSLSGNLTYNGNLLPFHKGIGYIEKDWGHSFPSSYLWLHCNDFTEDICSVMVSIARIPLWGSHFTGCICAIHYRNREYRLATYLGVKILKATPTLIILRQGDYFFRIRIKDTSSPSAYNLAAPTKGKMNRVIKESHLCQGSFFLSYKKQIVFHLKSQGVSLESVTDKADQ
- a CDS encoding FAD-dependent oxidoreductase, which translates into the protein MPSNRYLSIWENGAFFEERPQWKGEGTAEAVIIGAGITGILTAHMLKKKGIDCILLESGRTASGQTRHTTAKITSLHGLMYDQLIKDFGKEKASLYASANEEAISQYASLIKDNGISCHFEKLPAYVYSTDDLLSIEREVEAAKECGILASFTDKTSLPFPVKGAVRFPEQAQFHPLEFLSVLAKSLTIYENSRVIGIEKDTVITKEGKVKAKHIILTSHYPFLITPGYYFARMHQERSYCLALKTPYSLDGTYKEDKKDGYSFRRFEDMLILGGGGHRTGENKTGGQYDSLRTYAKQYFPEAEEKYSWSAQDCQTLDGVPYIGQFSDQTPNWYIATGFHKWGMTTSMVAANLLSDMITGKENPYEQVFTPQRFKLTASITSLLDETKHSAVGLVLKKLKPVPQDLSAINPGSGRVIELEGEKVGIYKTKENQIFAVDPKCTHLGCQLEWNEEEETWDCPCHGSRFNYDGTLLDEPAGEPITRREFHEESPEAETIL